A window of Pseudomonadota bacterium contains these coding sequences:
- a CDS encoding MlaD family protein, producing MKSNFRGKNPDIGAQALFSRKTAEAVLGFVVLLVIGISVYFAFISTDLKPEGGFKVTAQFTSVDGLVIGSDVRIGGVKVGTVIDQKVDPQTFKAVVTMTIRPDIRLTGDTRVRIGNDGLLGGNYIKLEPGGGKKSLGDGAELTKTKDVISLGELLERVLVLVREGPVSQSPGL from the coding sequence ATGAAATCAAATTTTAGAGGGAAAAATCCTGACATCGGAGCACAAGCACTATTCTCGCGAAAAACTGCGGAGGCGGTTCTTGGATTTGTTGTTTTATTAGTTATTGGAATATCAGTTTATTTCGCATTTATATCCACCGACTTAAAGCCGGAGGGTGGTTTTAAGGTCACTGCTCAGTTCACCTCTGTTGATGGGCTGGTAATAGGGAGTGATGTGCGTATCGGCGGCGTTAAGGTTGGCACAGTAATAGATCAAAAAGTTGATCCCCAAACGTTTAAAGCAGTTGTAACAATGACGATTAGGCCTGATATTCGCCTAACAGGTGATACGCGGGTGAGAATAGGTAACGATGGGCTACTCGGCGGCAATTATATAAAACTTGAGCCCGGTGGTGGGAAAAAATCTCTTGGTGATGGGGCGGAGCTCACAAAAACAAAAGACGTTATATCGCTCGGCGAACTCTTAGAGCGAGTACTGGTATTGGTTCGCGAAGGTCCGGTGTCTCAATCACCAGGGCTCTAA
- the accC gene encoding acetyl-CoA carboxylase biotin carboxylase subunit translates to MFEKVLIANRGEIALRIHRACKELGINTVAVHSTADADAMHVRLADEAVCIGPPNSGDSYLNIPAILSAANITAADAIHPGIGFLSENAKFARMVEEHDLVFIGPSPEHIRLMGDKITAKQKAIEIGLPVVPGSDGPVTTIEEATEFAAHAGYPILIKAASGGGGRGMKIAKTAEELPEALAVCKQEALTAFGDDTVYIEKLLQKPRHIEIQALGDGNGTVVHLGERDCSLQRRHQKVLEEAPSPALDQKTRADIGQAVTKALEKINYRSAGTVEFLFDEGKFYFIEMNTRLQVEHPISEMITGYDLVRAQLKIAAGESLGFSQADIPLEGHAIECRINAEHPITFAPSPGTITDFHAPGGLGVRVDSAIYSGYRVPPYYDSMIAKLIVHGRDRQQCLMRLRRTLDEIVIGGIDSTIQLHQRLMNEPDFIAGHYDIHWLEAWLESSPNKK, encoded by the coding sequence TTGTTTGAAAAAGTTCTCATTGCTAACCGAGGCGAAATTGCACTGCGCATTCACCGGGCGTGTAAAGAGCTCGGCATAAATACCGTGGCAGTGCACTCCACAGCAGATGCTGACGCCATGCACGTGCGGTTGGCAGATGAGGCGGTATGTATTGGCCCTCCAAATTCTGGAGATAGTTATCTGAATATTCCCGCAATCCTGTCGGCTGCTAATATCACCGCTGCAGATGCCATACACCCGGGTATTGGTTTTCTCTCGGAAAATGCAAAATTTGCTAGAATGGTTGAAGAACATGATCTTGTTTTCATAGGACCGTCGCCAGAACATATACGGTTAATGGGTGATAAAATCACAGCAAAGCAAAAAGCAATCGAGATTGGCCTTCCGGTGGTGCCGGGATCAGATGGCCCGGTCACAACAATTGAAGAAGCAACGGAGTTCGCAGCGCATGCTGGCTATCCAATTCTTATCAAAGCGGCTTCTGGAGGAGGCGGGCGCGGAATGAAGATTGCGAAAACAGCGGAAGAGCTGCCTGAGGCTCTTGCTGTTTGTAAACAGGAAGCACTGACTGCATTTGGTGATGATACTGTATACATAGAAAAGCTTTTGCAGAAGCCACGACATATTGAAATTCAGGCACTAGGTGATGGAAATGGAACTGTCGTACATCTTGGCGAACGCGATTGCTCACTTCAACGGCGGCATCAAAAAGTTCTCGAAGAGGCACCCTCGCCCGCCCTCGATCAAAAAACGCGAGCGGATATAGGCCAAGCAGTTACCAAAGCACTAGAGAAAATAAACTACCGTAGTGCCGGAACAGTGGAGTTTCTTTTTGACGAGGGTAAATTTTATTTTATCGAAATGAATACACGCCTCCAAGTTGAACATCCGATAAGCGAAATGATTACCGGCTACGATCTTGTGCGTGCTCAGTTAAAAATCGCCGCGGGTGAATCACTCGGCTTTTCTCAGGCTGATATCCCACTTGAAGGGCACGCCATTGAATGCCGCATCAACGCAGAACATCCCATTACTTTTGCACCTTCGCCAGGTACAATCACAGACTTTCATGCCCCGGGTGGTCTAGGTGTGCGCGTCGACTCAGCTATCTATTCTGGGTATAGGGTACCCCCATACTACGATAGCATGATCGCTAAGTTAATAGTTCATGGCCGGGATCGCCAACAATGCTTGATGCGACTAAGGCGCACTTTGGATGAAATTGTAATAGGTGGTATTGACTCCACTATCCAATTGCATCAGCGCTTGATGAATGAACCAGACTTTATTGCAGGTCATTATGACATCCATTGGCTGGAAGCATGGCTTGAGTCCTCACCTAACAAAAAGTAG
- a CDS encoding aminotransferase class I/II-fold pyridoxal phosphate-dependent enzyme — MALKISTRGCIPSFMVMDVLKAANQKMIDGEAVYHLEIGQPSTGAPSRVVEAVGSVLSSEKLGYTDAFGMSSLRSAISKHYRDHYKFDVPVERIAVTAGSSAGFVLSFLAAFDVGDRVAVISPGYPCYRHILQAFGITPVVIQTDITCRFQPTPELLETVLPLDGLVIASPSNPSGTMLLPEELGALSDFCDVENIRLISDEIYHGISHERQEVTATSLNSDAIVINSFSKYFSMTGWRIGWMVLPPELLRSIECLQQNLFICAPAVSQVAAKAAFKCHDELENWVAQYRRNRDFLIKNLPDVGFDRCAPADGAFYMYADVSAQTNNSEKFCQDILNATGVALTPGCDFDPNYGKTSVRISYAEAPDVIEQAIAQLQRSS, encoded by the coding sequence ATGGCGTTGAAGATTTCCACTAGGGGATGCATTCCATCATTTATGGTTATGGATGTGCTTAAAGCAGCGAATCAAAAAATGATTGATGGCGAAGCGGTGTATCATCTCGAAATTGGTCAGCCTAGCACTGGCGCCCCTAGCAGAGTTGTTGAGGCTGTTGGTAGTGTGCTCTCTTCAGAAAAATTAGGGTACACCGATGCGTTTGGAATGTCTTCTTTGAGAAGTGCAATTTCTAAACATTATCGTGATCATTATAAATTTGATGTGCCAGTGGAACGAATTGCCGTTACCGCCGGCTCTTCGGCAGGGTTTGTGTTAAGCTTCCTCGCTGCTTTTGATGTAGGAGATCGGGTAGCGGTAATTTCTCCTGGATATCCCTGTTACCGACATATTTTGCAGGCCTTTGGAATAACGCCAGTAGTTATTCAAACCGATATAACTTGCAGATTTCAGCCAACCCCGGAACTTTTAGAGACAGTTTTGCCGCTTGACGGATTGGTTATTGCGTCACCATCAAATCCGAGCGGTACTATGCTTCTTCCTGAAGAATTGGGGGCTCTATCAGACTTCTGTGATGTTGAGAATATTCGTCTAATCTCTGATGAAATATACCATGGGATTTCCCACGAACGCCAAGAAGTTACTGCAACTTCATTAAACTCCGATGCTATTGTTATTAATAGTTTTTCAAAATATTTTTCCATGACTGGTTGGCGAATTGGTTGGATGGTATTACCTCCAGAGCTTTTGCGCTCAATAGAGTGTCTCCAACAAAATCTATTTATTTGCGCACCTGCGGTTTCGCAGGTTGCAGCAAAAGCAGCATTCAAGTGTCATGACGAATTAGAAAACTGGGTAGCACAATACCGAAGGAATAGAGACTTTCTCATAAAAAATTTGCCTGATGTAGGGTTTGATAGATGTGCCCCAGCCGATGGAGCCTTTTACATGTACGCGGATGTATCAGCTCAAACTAATAACAGTGAGAAATTTTGCCAAGACATTCTAAATGCAACTGGAGTAGCTCTAACACCGGGTTGCGACTTTGATCCCAACTATGGGAAAACATCTGTTCGCATCTCTTATGCTGAAGCACCGGATGTTATAGAACAAGCAATTGCCCAACTTCAAAGGTCAAGTTAA
- the aroQ gene encoding type II 3-dehydroquinate dehydratase, with translation MTAKKRILLLNGPNLNMLGVREPDIYGFTTLEEIEKTVQATARRLDLELTFKQTNLEGELVSWIQDARFQTDIIVINAGAFSHTSIAILDALQLLEIPIIELHLSNIFAREEFRHNSYISRCANGVICGFGAAGYNLALEAAAQIFSKQD, from the coding sequence TTGACCGCTAAAAAGCGAATACTACTCCTTAATGGACCAAATTTAAATATGCTCGGCGTACGAGAGCCAGACATTTACGGCTTTACCACGCTCGAAGAAATTGAAAAAACTGTTCAAGCCACGGCAAGAAGACTCGATTTAGAACTAACCTTTAAGCAAACAAATCTTGAAGGCGAACTTGTAAGTTGGATTCAGGATGCTCGTTTTCAAACGGATATCATAGTTATAAATGCTGGAGCATTTTCCCACACCTCAATAGCGATTTTAGATGCATTACAGCTATTAGAAATTCCGATCATAGAATTGCATTTATCTAATATATTCGCACGCGAGGAATTTAGACATAATTCCTACATTTCAAGATGCGCGAACGGTGTAATTTGCGGTTTCGGTGCAGCTGGTTACAATTTGGCACTGGAAGCTGCTGCACAAATATTCAGCAAACAGGATTGA
- a CDS encoding DsbA family protein — MKRFSIISAYALFISGIFLFFSFSTKAEPFTPSQKKAIEQIIQNYLLNKPELIVKSMEKLREREQAEQINKTKGLLRTYSDRIYQHPMSPYTGDKNGDVTLVEFFDYQCGYCKQVTESIIMLMKNDPGLRVVLKELPILGKTSLIAATAAMASRKQGKYFDFHVALMKNRGSLNPKRIMKIAKSVGINTAELKKDMSDPAIDTYIEDTTELAQKLGIKGTPAFIIGDQIVPGAASLKQLKKFIEKERNGKQ; from the coding sequence ATGAAACGATTTTCCATTATTTCGGCATACGCGCTATTTATTTCCGGGATTTTTTTATTTTTCAGTTTTTCGACTAAAGCTGAGCCTTTCACGCCTTCACAAAAGAAAGCCATTGAACAGATTATCCAAAACTATCTGCTCAATAAGCCAGAGTTAATAGTAAAATCAATGGAAAAGCTCCGCGAACGAGAACAGGCAGAGCAAATTAATAAGACCAAAGGATTACTCAGGACTTATTCAGACCGCATTTACCAACATCCAATGTCGCCGTATACAGGCGACAAAAATGGTGACGTAACATTGGTTGAATTTTTCGATTATCAATGCGGTTACTGTAAACAAGTTACTGAATCAATAATCATGCTCATGAAAAATGATCCGGGTCTACGCGTTGTATTGAAAGAACTTCCGATTTTAGGCAAAACCTCGTTAATTGCGGCAACTGCGGCTATGGCCTCTAGAAAACAGGGTAAATACTTTGATTTTCACGTTGCGTTAATGAAAAACCGTGGAAGTTTAAACCCTAAAAGAATTATGAAAATTGCAAAAAGCGTGGGCATTAATACAGCAGAATTAAAAAAAGATATGAGTGATCCTGCAATCGATACCTATATTGAGGACACTACTGAACTTGCACAAAAGCTAGGAATAAAGGGAACACCTGCATTTATTATCGGCGACCAAATCGTGCCAGGGGCAGCAAGCCTTAAGCAACTGAAAAAGTTCATCGAGAAAGAACGAAATGGCAAGCAGTAA
- a CDS encoding gamma-glutamyltransferase: protein MRTVLVPVAWSNQGFVRLIIITLFFALTGCSSIERATNSILPKTPPSILHAAVVADEPTAVLTARDMLARGGNAADAAVGLYFTLAVTFPSQAGIGSSGTCMVYDPRVKKVKVLDFSHTPPRVVGDKLSIPMSVRGMAWLHARFGRLSWTSLLNRIAGVAREGVTTSRGFINDLKSEVPRLANDATALSLFFDRLGLPFGEGIILQQIELGAVLGNIAARGAGIFYRGALAKRIISAAGRQGQKIDHTALSIAKPRWLPAKEVRLEGRSIFLPVTKNQNRAVAFWQRFTKKRDLTFLKTRTGAIDLAKALGPASAKEATSNVGSGFVVVDGDGLAVVCSVTTGRKFGTGKFLPGLGFALSPINRSRSNALLLAIDSQNHKFLFGASGYSSAAGSTALTGVAARVLLSFESLQQASDHPRAHVNHDGSIILEKVIRAEKNDNVDYSNPNIAIVPSIGRINALYCPNGLPPVSRGDPACQVKADRRGTGVGTRFKKDIRDKD from the coding sequence TTGCGGACTGTACTAGTGCCAGTGGCATGGAGCAACCAAGGTTTCGTCCGTTTAATCATAATTACATTATTTTTTGCCCTCACCGGGTGTTCTTCGATTGAACGGGCAACCAATTCAATACTGCCCAAAACACCCCCATCCATACTCCACGCAGCTGTTGTAGCTGATGAGCCAACTGCGGTTTTAACAGCTCGTGATATGCTCGCACGAGGGGGGAATGCGGCAGATGCTGCCGTGGGACTTTATTTCACTCTCGCAGTAACATTTCCATCCCAGGCCGGGATAGGAAGTAGCGGAACATGTATGGTATATGATCCCAGAGTCAAAAAAGTAAAAGTGCTTGATTTTAGTCACACTCCTCCTAGGGTTGTTGGCGATAAGTTATCCATCCCAATGTCGGTTCGTGGTATGGCTTGGCTTCATGCGCGGTTTGGTCGTTTGAGCTGGACTTCACTACTGAATAGAATTGCCGGTGTTGCTCGCGAAGGTGTGACAACCTCGCGTGGATTTATCAATGACCTGAAATCAGAGGTGCCTAGATTAGCAAATGATGCCACTGCTCTATCTTTGTTTTTTGATCGCCTTGGATTGCCATTTGGCGAGGGGATTATTTTACAGCAAATCGAGCTTGGAGCCGTTCTAGGAAATATTGCTGCGCGGGGGGCTGGTATTTTTTATCGGGGCGCCCTTGCCAAAAGAATTATTTCTGCTGCCGGAAGACAGGGACAGAAAATTGATCACACAGCACTCAGTATTGCTAAGCCTCGATGGCTGCCTGCAAAAGAAGTACGTTTAGAAGGAAGATCAATTTTTTTGCCTGTAACAAAAAACCAAAACCGCGCAGTTGCCTTTTGGCAGCGTTTTACCAAAAAAAGAGATTTAACGTTTTTGAAAACTCGAACAGGGGCCATTGACTTGGCGAAAGCATTGGGGCCCGCAAGCGCAAAAGAAGCAACTTCTAACGTGGGTAGCGGGTTTGTGGTTGTGGATGGTGACGGTCTGGCAGTAGTCTGTTCTGTAACAACGGGGCGAAAGTTTGGCACTGGAAAATTCCTTCCGGGATTAGGATTTGCGCTATCACCAATTAACCGCAGTAGAAGCAATGCACTTCTACTAGCAATCGATTCGCAAAACCATAAGTTCTTATTTGGGGCATCTGGATACAGCAGCGCTGCTGGATCTACTGCGTTGACCGGAGTTGCGGCGAGGGTGCTATTGTCTTTCGAATCCCTGCAACAAGCTAGTGATCATCCTCGTGCACATGTAAACCATGATGGCTCAATAATTTTGGAAAAGGTCATTCGCGCAGAAAAAAATGATAACGTAGATTATTCAAACCCAAATATCGCGATTGTACCATCAATCGGCCGAATAAATGCTCTTTACTGTCCCAATGGGCTGCCACCTGTTTCGCGTGGTGATCCGGCCTGTCAGGTTAAGGCTGATAGACGGGGTACTGGTGTCGGCACTCGGTTCAAAAAAGATATTCGTGATAAGGATTAA
- a CDS encoding M48 family metalloprotease, producing the protein MAFTSTHAQAQAPRVVRDTEIENTIRAYGAPLFEAAGLNLGAVKIRIILSRDLNAFVAGGQQIFVNTGLLSRADDPSQVIGVLAHEIGHITGGHLSRIQEGLRNASNQSIIATVLGAAAAIAAGQPEGLSGAIIGGQALGQRALFKYTQGMEQAADQAGVDILDRTEQSSRGLLNFLKILQKNALLYTASRDPYASTHPLTKDRILFLENHVASSPYSNVQTPQQYVVMHARARGKINGYVNDPTKTLETYKARDKSVEARYARAYAYMKLNDKRNALAIIDELLSESPQDPFFHELKGDILKNAADVNGAIRSYTRAIKIIPWAALIRVNLARMQLALNNPKLDEEIILNVRNALRYENKIPALWRQLATVYGRRGQTGKASLALAEEAMLKGDLNRAKQNVKRALGILSAGSPEHIRAQDIENEITNASIDTGQ; encoded by the coding sequence GTGGCATTTACAAGCACACACGCTCAGGCGCAAGCCCCTAGGGTTGTTCGAGATACTGAAATAGAAAATACCATTCGTGCATACGGGGCGCCACTTTTTGAAGCTGCTGGTCTGAATTTAGGTGCTGTGAAGATCCGTATTATTTTATCCCGAGACCTTAATGCTTTTGTCGCGGGCGGACAGCAGATTTTCGTGAACACTGGTCTTCTAAGTCGAGCCGATGACCCAAGTCAGGTGATTGGGGTGCTCGCACATGAAATCGGGCACATCACTGGCGGTCATCTTTCAAGAATTCAAGAGGGGCTGCGCAATGCGTCAAACCAATCCATCATTGCTACAGTGCTTGGTGCCGCAGCAGCTATTGCGGCTGGCCAACCTGAGGGGCTAAGTGGAGCTATCATTGGGGGACAAGCTCTTGGTCAACGCGCTTTATTTAAATATACCCAAGGTATGGAACAGGCTGCAGATCAAGCTGGCGTCGATATCCTCGACCGCACTGAACAATCCTCCAGAGGATTGCTCAACTTTCTCAAAATATTACAAAAAAATGCCTTATTATACACTGCCTCCCGTGACCCCTACGCATCAACACATCCACTCACGAAAGACAGGATATTATTCCTAGAAAATCATGTTGCGAGCTCTCCCTATTCGAATGTGCAAACGCCACAGCAATATGTGGTTATGCACGCCCGTGCACGTGGTAAAATAAATGGATATGTGAACGATCCAACAAAAACCCTAGAGACTTATAAGGCTAGAGATAAGAGTGTTGAGGCACGTTATGCAAGGGCGTATGCCTACATGAAACTCAATGATAAAAGAAATGCACTAGCGATCATTGATGAGCTTTTATCCGAATCCCCCCAAGATCCGTTTTTTCACGAATTGAAGGGGGACATTTTGAAAAATGCAGCTGATGTCAATGGGGCCATCCGATCATATACACGGGCAATAAAAATCATCCCATGGGCAGCGTTGATCCGTGTCAATCTTGCCCGCATGCAACTGGCGCTTAATAATCCAAAACTGGATGAAGAAATCATTCTCAATGTGAGGAATGCTCTCCGATACGAGAACAAAATACCGGCGCTTTGGCGTCAATTGGCTACCGTATACGGACGCAGGGGCCAAACAGGAAAAGCGTCTTTAGCACTAGCAGAAGAGGCCATGCTGAAAGGAGACTTAAATCGGGCCAAGCAAAATGTTAAAAGGGCGTTAGGAATTTTGTCTGCAGGGTCACCGGAGCATATTCGCGCCCAAGACATCGAGAATGAGATTACAAATGCATCTATCGATACAGGTCAATAA
- a CDS encoding DUF2155 domain-containing protein: MFVFRCLPVILFGLLFLAVPGRCFEGNTVVLQGMDKVTARVWSFEAPTGRTVRFGTLEIVVQKCERTPPEEPPESAAYLDIYEAKPNETRIDLFHGWMFASSPGLSGLEHPVYDVWVLDCKR, translated from the coding sequence ATGTTTGTATTTCGCTGTTTGCCTGTGATTTTATTTGGCCTGCTTTTCCTTGCAGTTCCGGGGCGGTGCTTTGAAGGAAATACCGTTGTATTGCAAGGGATGGATAAAGTGACAGCTAGAGTGTGGTCATTTGAGGCGCCAACCGGACGAACGGTGCGCTTTGGGACGTTGGAGATTGTGGTGCAAAAATGTGAACGCACACCTCCCGAGGAACCGCCTGAGTCTGCTGCTTATCTTGATATTTATGAGGCCAAACCAAACGAGACACGTATTGACCTTTTTCATGGCTGGATGTTTGCTTCAAGTCCGGGACTTAGCGGGTTGGAGCATCCCGTATATGATGTGTGGGTGTTAGACTGTAAGCGATAA
- a CDS encoding S9 family peptidase yields the protein MLQRKIVPYGGWSSSLSAEWIADDTVSLGQLCLDGSDVYWNEVRANDKGRSVVCKLGEKGVVEDFSPPNSNVRSRVHEYGGGAYCVERGELWYSDVNDCRVWHKSRAGSAVPITSGKNCRYADLVRDPNRNQLIAVSEEHIEGIKEPYNRLIGIRDTGEVVTLVEGADFYASPTLSNDGKWLSWLSWDHPCMPWDGTLLWRALIENDGSVGERVLLAGGPNESVFQPTFAPDGTLYFVSDRSGWWNLYRLRANNVELVLPLEAECGVPQWNFGLSTYGFASEHLVVISYIVDGLSKLATVDLRTSAFSPIHSSFVDISGLKAGNGRVIFVGGSLLKLPAVASVNLEEKKIDIIYQSGETNLGVSNISRPIPVSIPVGEDETTHGFFYQPQNAYCVGPLDARPPLIVKCHGGPTGQASAALNLKTQYWTTRGFAVLDVNYRGSSGYGRAYREKLNGKWGLVDVEDCVSGANWLAAKGWVDKGRMAISGNSAGGYTTLCAITFEDCFAAGASYYGIGDLSELAKETHKFESSYLDILIGSLPEKNSNLSDRSPIKFVEMLTCPVIFFQGLDDKVVSPAQAEAMVTALRKNGIPVAYLPFSNEGHGFRQSENIKRALEGELYFYSRVFGFQPAENVPTLSIENARGLSKE from the coding sequence ATGTTACAAAGAAAAATTGTTCCCTACGGTGGTTGGTCATCGTCGCTAAGCGCAGAGTGGATTGCAGATGACACAGTTTCGCTTGGTCAGCTTTGTCTTGATGGATCGGATGTCTATTGGAACGAGGTGCGAGCGAACGATAAAGGTCGCAGTGTTGTTTGTAAGCTCGGAGAAAAAGGCGTAGTCGAAGATTTTTCGCCGCCAAACTCTAATGTTCGATCTCGTGTGCATGAGTATGGCGGGGGGGCATATTGCGTAGAGAGAGGCGAACTTTGGTATAGTGACGTGAATGACTGCCGTGTGTGGCATAAATCGCGAGCTGGATCGGCTGTTCCCATCACTTCTGGCAAAAATTGTCGGTATGCGGATCTTGTGCGTGACCCCAATCGAAACCAGCTGATTGCCGTATCTGAGGAGCACATAGAGGGTATCAAGGAGCCCTACAACCGGCTGATAGGAATAAGAGATACTGGCGAAGTAGTAACGTTGGTTGAAGGAGCGGACTTTTATGCATCACCAACGTTGTCCAATGATGGTAAATGGTTGTCTTGGCTTTCTTGGGATCATCCGTGCATGCCATGGGATGGGACTTTACTTTGGCGCGCTTTGATAGAAAATGACGGTTCGGTGGGAGAGAGGGTGCTGTTAGCAGGCGGACCCAATGAGTCTGTTTTTCAGCCAACATTTGCTCCAGATGGCACTTTATATTTTGTTTCTGACCGGTCCGGTTGGTGGAACTTGTATAGACTTCGGGCAAATAATGTCGAATTGGTCTTGCCATTAGAGGCGGAATGTGGAGTACCTCAATGGAATTTCGGATTGTCGACATATGGATTCGCTTCCGAGCATCTTGTGGTAATTAGTTATATTGTGGATGGACTTTCTAAACTGGCGACCGTTGATCTCAGAACATCCGCGTTTAGCCCCATACATTCCTCGTTCGTAGACATAAGCGGGTTAAAAGCTGGAAACGGACGGGTTATTTTTGTAGGTGGAAGTCTCTTGAAGCTACCCGCTGTGGCTTCGGTAAATTTAGAAGAAAAAAAGATTGATATAATTTATCAATCAGGAGAGACAAATTTAGGCGTTTCAAATATTTCAAGACCGATTCCAGTCTCGATTCCTGTTGGCGAGGATGAAACAACGCATGGTTTTTTCTATCAACCGCAGAATGCCTATTGCGTCGGGCCTTTGGATGCCCGCCCTCCGCTTATTGTAAAATGTCATGGGGGCCCTACTGGACAGGCTTCAGCGGCCCTCAATCTGAAAACCCAGTATTGGACAACTCGTGGGTTTGCGGTGCTTGACGTTAATTATCGCGGATCTTCAGGTTATGGTAGGGCATATCGTGAAAAGTTAAATGGTAAATGGGGTCTGGTTGATGTTGAAGATTGTGTTAGTGGTGCAAATTGGCTAGCTGCAAAAGGTTGGGTTGATAAAGGCCGTATGGCAATTTCTGGCAATAGTGCAGGAGGTTATACAACTCTTTGTGCAATTACATTTGAGGATTGTTTTGCTGCGGGTGCTAGTTATTACGGCATTGGAGATCTTTCAGAGTTAGCAAAAGAAACACACAAATTTGAGTCAAGTTATCTTGATATTCTTATTGGTTCGCTGCCAGAGAAAAACTCAAACCTCTCTGACCGCTCTCCCATTAAATTCGTTGAAATGCTAACCTGTCCAGTGATTTTCTTTCAAGGCCTTGACGATAAAGTTGTGTCGCCCGCTCAAGCGGAGGCAATGGTTACTGCTCTTCGGAAAAACGGCATTCCGGTAGCATATCTTCCATTTTCAAATGAAGGGCATGGTTTTAGGCAATCTGAGAATATAAAACGCGCACTAGAGGGCGAGCTTTATTTTTATAGTAGAGTTTTTGGATTTCAGCCGGCGGAAAACGTGCCAACGTTATCCATTGAAAATGCTAGAGGCCTTAGTAAGGAGTAA
- the accB gene encoding acetyl-CoA carboxylase biotin carboxyl carrier protein, with the protein MAKINLNKELIRELSELLDETGLCEIEISEGRQSVRVSRRGESNISSFRTEVPATQNNNPPAPNPHKIEENAEENLTGVVTSPMVGTVYLSPKPNDPAFVKEGDSVSEGQSIMIIEAMKVMNPIPAPHSGKVTKILVTDTQSVEFGEPLLVIE; encoded by the coding sequence ATGGCTAAAATTAACCTCAACAAAGAACTCATACGGGAACTGAGCGAGCTCTTGGACGAAACGGGGTTATGCGAGATCGAAATAAGCGAGGGACGTCAATCCGTCCGCGTGTCTCGACGGGGAGAGAGCAATATTTCTTCTTTTAGGACTGAGGTACCTGCCACTCAAAATAACAACCCACCCGCACCAAACCCACACAAAATTGAAGAAAATGCCGAAGAAAACTTAACTGGTGTAGTAACATCACCAATGGTAGGCACTGTTTATCTCTCACCAAAACCAAATGATCCTGCTTTTGTCAAAGAAGGAGATAGTGTCAGTGAAGGGCAGTCGATAATGATTATTGAAGCAATGAAAGTCATGAACCCGATACCAGCGCCCCATTCCGGCAAAGTTACCAAGATCCTAGTAACCGACACACAGTCTGTTGAGTTTGGAGAACCACTTCTAGTTATTGAGTAA
- the aat gene encoding leucyl/phenylalanyl-tRNA--protein transferase: MPDVTPEVILRAYKAGLFPMSESYDDPKIFWVDPRVRGILPIKKFHVPRRLKRTVRSERFEITINTEFKSIMEGCAASVSNRPKTWINSQIIELYTALHDMGFAHSIECWRNGLLAGGLYGIALGGVFFGESMFSRERDSSKVALVHLIARMRAGNFMFIDTQFINKHLSRFGAIAISRAEYQSLLKQAIDMKSNFHVPIDEYKLNLVLDTG; this comes from the coding sequence ATGCCGGACGTTACGCCTGAAGTTATATTACGAGCTTATAAAGCGGGACTTTTCCCTATGTCCGAAAGCTATGACGATCCCAAAATTTTTTGGGTTGATCCGCGTGTCAGAGGTATTCTCCCAATTAAAAAGTTTCATGTACCGCGACGCCTCAAAAGGACAGTGCGTTCAGAACGTTTTGAAATAACCATCAACACAGAATTCAAGTCCATAATGGAAGGGTGTGCAGCGTCTGTGAGCAACCGGCCAAAAACTTGGATAAATAGCCAGATCATTGAACTTTATACAGCATTACACGACATGGGTTTTGCGCACTCCATTGAATGTTGGCGTAATGGGCTTTTGGCTGGCGGTCTATACGGAATTGCGCTCGGCGGAGTTTTTTTCGGCGAAAGCATGTTTTCTCGTGAACGCGACTCAAGCAAAGTGGCCTTAGTGCATCTAATAGCCCGCATGCGCGCTGGGAATTTTATGTTTATTGACACTCAGTTTATAAATAAACATTTGAGTAGATTTGGTGCTATCGCGATATCACGTGCTGAGTATCAATCACTTTTAAAGCAAGCGATTGATATGAAATCTAATTTTCATGTGCCGATTGACGAATACAAACTGAACCTTGTACTCGATACCGGTTAA